A genomic segment from Candidatus Poribacteria bacterium encodes:
- a CDS encoding sugar phosphate isomerase/epimerase — MPKLGLIHYNYASKSLDDFLKFTSETGFSYVELQISDVWNPDAENPEQNAEAVRKQAEGYGLQVSALAAGNDFVVLEEETIQAQVARMERIAGLAKLLDTSVLRTEGGAAKDAVPESRWVEAMAGCLTRCLEFAERDEVYLAVDNHGIVTNDGDLQVELFERVGSKYVGANMDTMNYRWAGHDLETVGRYYEIVAPYTLHTHLKDGTGSRGDYRGEALGEGEIDLAKAIRCLREVGYEGVWCCEYEGRENDGTGQRKSFTWMQANL, encoded by the coding sequence ATGCCAAAATTAGGACTTATCCATTACAATTACGCAAGTAAATCACTTGACGATTTTCTGAAATTTACGAGTGAAACAGGGTTCAGCTACGTCGAACTGCAAATTAGCGATGTATGGAACCCCGACGCCGAGAATCCTGAACAAAACGCAGAAGCCGTGAGAAAACAGGCTGAGGGTTACGGTTTACAGGTCTCCGCACTCGCTGCAGGGAACGATTTCGTTGTGCTGGAAGAGGAAACTATCCAGGCGCAAGTGGCACGGATGGAACGCATCGCAGGACTTGCGAAACTTCTCGACACTTCGGTGCTCCGCACTGAGGGGGGCGCCGCAAAAGACGCTGTCCCAGAAAGTCGATGGGTTGAAGCAATGGCTGGATGTCTCACACGGTGTCTTGAATTCGCCGAACGGGACGAGGTCTACTTGGCAGTGGACAACCACGGCATCGTTACAAATGACGGAGACCTGCAGGTAGAGCTCTTTGAACGCGTCGGTTCCAAATATGTCGGTGCGAATATGGACACAATGAATTACCGGTGGGCGGGCCACGATTTGGAAACCGTGGGCAGATATTACGAGATCGTCGCACCTTATACACTGCACACACACCTCAAAGACGGAACGGGTTCACGTGGAGATTACCGCGGCGAAGCACTCGGTGAAGGTGAAATAGACCTCGCGAAGGCAATCCGCTGTCTCAGAGAAGTAGGCTATGAGGGTGTCTGGTGCTGCGAATATGAAGGTAGAGAAAACGACGGCACGGGTCAAAGAAAAAGTTTTACATGGATGCAAGCGAACCTGTAA
- a CDS encoding SAM-dependent chlorinase/fluorinase, with translation MNERSRIITLTTDFGTSDTYVGIMKGVILSINPKAQIVDLTHAIPPQDIYEAAFSIYAARSYFPKGTIHIIVVDPGVGSDRQAIVSHIDNAFFVCPDNGVLSYLLHGAENAGAHPIESVAIQNAAYYLPEVSNTFHGRDIFAPVAAHLSLGVPFDDIGPRVKTLVRLPIQVPEFTGNTLTGQIVKIDRFGNAITNISETAIARLESTSTAETPIYEIRVGSARLNRLNRAYAESDIGEPLAMIGSCGLLEIAINGGNAKEGLGIKWGDTVVVQRFD, from the coding sequence ATGAATGAACGCTCTCGTATCATTACACTAACAACGGATTTCGGCACGAGCGATACTTATGTCGGAATCATGAAAGGTGTCATTCTCAGTATTAATCCGAAGGCACAGATAGTTGACCTCACGCACGCTATCCCACCACAAGATATCTACGAAGCGGCTTTCTCAATTTATGCCGCCCGCAGCTACTTTCCAAAAGGAACAATTCATATTATCGTGGTGGATCCTGGGGTAGGGAGCGATCGGCAGGCAATAGTGAGTCATATAGACAACGCATTCTTCGTCTGTCCCGACAATGGCGTTTTGAGTTATCTATTGCATGGTGCTGAGAACGCGGGGGCACACCCCATAGAGTCCGTGGCGATTCAGAACGCGGCATACTATTTGCCAGAAGTAAGCAATACATTCCACGGTAGGGATATTTTCGCACCCGTCGCGGCACACCTATCGCTCGGCGTGCCGTTTGATGACATCGGTCCACGGGTGAAAACCCTCGTTCGACTACCGATTCAAGTGCCCGAATTCACCGGTAATACATTGACAGGACAAATTGTTAAAATTGACAGATTCGGAAATGCAATAACAAATATATCGGAAACCGCAATTGCTCGCTTAGAAAGTACGTCTACGGCGGAGACACCTATTTATGAAATTAGGGTCGGCAGTGCCAGACTTAATCGACTGAACCGTGCTTATGCTGAATCTGATATTGGCGAACCTTTGGCAATGATTGGAAGTTGCGGATTGTTAGAAATTGCTATAAATGGTGGGAATGCCAAAGAGGGATTGGGAATAAAATGGGGGGATACGGTCGTAGTGCAAAGGTTTGATTGA